A genomic stretch from Paraburkholderia dioscoreae includes:
- a CDS encoding pre-peptidase C-terminal domain-containing protein has translation MLVTCADLSTARGFASIKSWAWNFGSSNSVEVVNTQSVNPTYDYEHPGIYNITLTTTDSTGAVSRVTRPFNVVAPESTDLSFDVNITIAAKANVMKFFKLDVPAGARILRVALSNRSSLESGTMYLRAGSPTTVNAPCVRAFASGSGAQCIMSSPAAGTYYVTVSPNTNLNDGVLYATYTP, from the coding sequence ATGCTGGTTACTTGCGCAGACCTGTCGACCGCGAGAGGTTTTGCATCGATCAAGTCATGGGCGTGGAACTTCGGGTCGAGTAACTCGGTTGAAGTGGTAAACACGCAATCAGTGAACCCGACCTACGACTACGAACATCCGGGCATTTACAACATCACATTGACGACGACCGACAGCACGGGAGCAGTTAGCAGGGTAACCCGCCCCTTTAACGTAGTCGCCCCTGAATCAACTGATTTGAGTTTCGACGTCAACATCACGATCGCTGCGAAAGCAAATGTCATGAAATTTTTCAAGCTGGACGTCCCCGCTGGCGCGCGGATCCTGAGAGTAGCTCTCTCGAACAGATCCAGTCTTGAATCGGGAACGATGTATCTCAGGGCCGGTTCGCCCACTACGGTAAACGCGCCTTGCGTGAGAGCATTCGCTTCAGGCAGTGGCGCCCAATGCATCATGTCAAGCCCGGCAGCAGGCACTTATTACGTCACAGTGAGCCCAAATACAAATCTCAACGACGGCGTGCTTTACGCCACCTATACACCTTGA
- the xylF gene encoding D-xylose ABC transporter substrate-binding protein, with protein MKFATRRSVLSSLVCGAVLASLSLAAPLAHASKDHPEIGFCIDDLRVERWSRDRDYFVAAAEKLGAKVSVQSADASEERQISQIENLISRGVDVIVIVPFNSKTLGNVVAEAKKAGIKVVSYDRLILDADVDAYISFDNEKVGELQAQGVYNAQPKGNYFLLGGAPTDNNAKMLREGQLKILKPAMDKGDIKVVGQQWVPEWSASTALRIVEDALTANNNKIDAIVASNDGTAGGAIQALAAQHLAGKVPVSGQDADLAAVKRVIAGTQTMTVYKPLKLIAGEAAKLSVALAKGQKPAYNAQYDNGKKKVDTVLLQPTLLTKSNVDVVVKDGFYTQAQLASQ; from the coding sequence ATGAAATTCGCAACGCGTCGTAGTGTGTTGAGTTCGCTCGTATGTGGAGCGGTGCTCGCCAGCCTCTCGCTTGCCGCGCCGCTCGCGCATGCAAGCAAGGATCATCCGGAAATTGGCTTCTGTATCGACGATCTGCGCGTGGAGCGCTGGTCGCGCGATCGCGACTACTTCGTCGCCGCGGCAGAGAAGCTCGGCGCGAAAGTATCGGTGCAATCCGCCGACGCGAGCGAAGAGCGGCAGATCTCGCAGATCGAAAACCTGATCTCGCGCGGCGTGGACGTCATCGTGATCGTGCCGTTCAATTCGAAGACACTCGGCAATGTGGTGGCCGAAGCGAAGAAAGCGGGCATCAAGGTGGTCTCGTATGACCGCCTGATTCTCGACGCCGATGTCGACGCCTATATCTCGTTCGATAACGAGAAAGTGGGCGAATTGCAGGCACAAGGCGTCTACAACGCGCAACCCAAGGGCAACTACTTCCTGCTCGGCGGCGCGCCAACCGACAACAACGCCAAGATGCTGCGTGAAGGCCAGCTTAAAATCCTGAAGCCCGCGATGGACAAGGGCGACATCAAAGTGGTCGGTCAGCAGTGGGTGCCGGAATGGAGCGCATCCACGGCGCTGCGCATTGTCGAAGATGCGCTCACGGCGAACAACAACAAGATCGACGCGATCGTCGCCTCTAACGACGGCACAGCGGGCGGCGCTATCCAGGCGCTCGCAGCGCAGCACCTGGCTGGCAAGGTGCCGGTATCGGGCCAGGACGCCGACCTCGCGGCGGTCAAGCGTGTGATTGCCGGCACGCAGACCATGACCGTCTACAAGCCGCTGAAACTGATTGCCGGCGAAGCGGCCAAGCTTTCCGTGGCACTTGCGAAGGGCCAGAAGCCAGCCTATAACGCGCAATACGACAACGGCAAGAAGAAAGTCGACACGGTGCTCCTGCAACCCACGTTGCTTACCAAGAGCAATGTCGACGTAGTCGTCAAGGACGGCTTCTATACCCAGGCCCAGCTCGCGAGCCAATGA
- a CDS encoding (2Fe-2S)-binding protein produces MGSLNINGRAVAVQADPDMPLLWVLRCELGMTGTKFGCGLGICGACLIHVDGEANFACQTLMSSLHTQKITTIEGLQGPEAQALKAAWIDLDVVQCGYCQSAQLMAACALLKHNPRPTDADIDAAMCHIVCRCGTYPRVRAAIHQAAAKRRPA; encoded by the coding sequence ATGGGATCACTGAACATCAACGGCCGGGCGGTGGCGGTGCAGGCCGACCCCGACATGCCGCTTCTGTGGGTGCTGCGTTGCGAGCTTGGCATGACGGGCACCAAGTTCGGCTGCGGTTTGGGGATTTGTGGCGCGTGCCTGATTCATGTGGATGGCGAAGCGAACTTCGCGTGCCAGACGCTCATGTCGAGCCTGCACACGCAGAAGATCACGACCATTGAAGGCTTGCAGGGCCCTGAAGCACAGGCACTGAAGGCAGCGTGGATCGATCTCGACGTGGTGCAGTGCGGCTATTGCCAGAGCGCGCAACTCATGGCGGCTTGCGCGCTGCTCAAGCACAATCCCAGACCCACCGACGCGGACATCGACGCGGCAATGTGCCATATCGTGTGCCGTTGCGGCACGTATCCACGGGTCCGGGCGGCGATTCACCAGGCGGCCGCAAAGCGTCGGCCAGCATAG
- a CDS encoding tetratricopeptide repeat protein: MHLHRSYAAQMHNFTHKRSWLSLKMPDATAHHSYVVDIDALIARADADYSALRMRDAESGYQRALALSPLNVHALHRMGLVCVHLKKIAEADTYLERALNADPARADLWEHAGLIAAMKGEYIRSEAFYRRALGLSGSTATLHRNLADCLRLSGRLADAKVQYKKALSIEPDLHHAIRAIARLSAELGETDDAADYWLSAWALDSSSLQDEFDLIHALAKANRTVRVNEAVAQISKREADNPEALQALCLALYRVDSFANMLNVARQAIRMDPQRVALHHYAAHALSVRGRVAEALVYSSEAVQLAPDDPVMQCQLACLELSQGDFKSGWARRNMTYAMPLAHATLVFPDFPVWNGEPVSGSSFLLVGEQGRGDEIQFIRFAEWLHQQGAVVDVLVSQPVARIAASMTGVRSVFTKLPAGPYDYWSHMLRMPEHMKLDLPMLPVAMPYISASPLHIDQWRSRIDAASPSTAYKKTARIGVVWAGGAHTALDRFRSISIEALKPLLEHPGTTWFSLQKGEHERDSEHLAGKFDLHTLGPVIEDFADTLAILETLDLLITVDTAVAHLAGAANLPVWVLLPAYSELRWLTGRTDSPWYPSMRLFRQRELGEWNTVVEEMREALTDWCRTGSI; this comes from the coding sequence ATGCATCTGCATCGCTCTTACGCCGCGCAGATGCACAACTTCACGCATAAGCGAAGCTGGTTATCTTTGAAAATGCCTGACGCCACCGCCCATCATTCCTACGTCGTCGACATCGACGCCCTGATTGCTCGCGCGGACGCCGACTATTCCGCCTTACGCATGAGGGATGCGGAAAGCGGCTATCAACGCGCATTGGCCCTAAGCCCGCTCAACGTCCATGCCCTGCATCGTATGGGACTGGTGTGCGTGCACCTGAAAAAAATCGCCGAAGCAGATACTTATCTGGAGCGTGCTCTAAACGCCGATCCGGCACGTGCCGATCTGTGGGAACACGCGGGCCTGATTGCCGCGATGAAGGGCGAATACATACGTTCGGAAGCCTTCTACCGTCGTGCGCTCGGCCTCTCTGGAAGCACCGCGACGTTGCATCGCAATCTCGCGGATTGCCTGCGACTGAGCGGCCGCCTTGCTGATGCGAAAGTGCAATACAAAAAGGCTCTCTCCATAGAGCCGGACCTTCATCATGCGATACGTGCCATCGCGCGTTTGAGTGCCGAACTCGGGGAAACCGATGACGCCGCCGATTATTGGCTATCTGCCTGGGCGCTCGACTCATCTTCCCTGCAAGACGAGTTCGATCTGATCCATGCGCTAGCCAAAGCCAATCGAACGGTGCGGGTAAACGAAGCGGTCGCACAGATCAGCAAACGGGAAGCGGACAATCCTGAAGCATTGCAGGCGCTGTGTCTCGCGCTATACAGAGTGGACAGCTTCGCCAACATGCTGAATGTCGCCCGCCAGGCAATCAGGATGGATCCGCAACGCGTCGCGCTGCACCACTATGCCGCCCATGCCCTGAGCGTACGCGGCAGAGTTGCAGAAGCGTTGGTCTACAGCAGCGAAGCGGTACAGCTCGCGCCCGACGATCCAGTCATGCAGTGTCAGCTTGCATGCCTCGAACTGAGTCAGGGCGACTTCAAGAGCGGATGGGCACGTCGCAATATGACTTACGCCATGCCGCTCGCGCATGCCACGTTGGTTTTTCCAGATTTTCCGGTGTGGAACGGCGAACCGGTTTCCGGGTCTAGTTTCCTGCTCGTCGGCGAGCAAGGACGTGGTGACGAAATCCAGTTCATCCGGTTTGCCGAGTGGCTGCATCAGCAAGGCGCAGTTGTCGATGTACTGGTCAGCCAACCTGTCGCCAGAATTGCGGCCAGCATGACCGGCGTACGATCGGTTTTTACAAAATTACCGGCCGGTCCTTACGACTATTGGAGCCATATGCTAAGGATGCCGGAGCATATGAAGCTCGACCTGCCAATGCTCCCTGTTGCCATGCCATACATCTCGGCATCGCCGCTTCATATTGACCAATGGCGGTCAAGGATCGATGCAGCTTCACCGTCAACTGCGTATAAGAAAACCGCGAGAATCGGCGTAGTGTGGGCAGGCGGCGCCCACACTGCTCTGGATCGATTCCGGTCGATTAGTATAGAAGCGCTGAAACCTCTATTGGAGCATCCGGGGACGACATGGTTTTCATTACAGAAAGGCGAGCATGAACGCGACAGCGAACATCTGGCGGGCAAGTTCGATTTGCACACGCTCGGACCAGTCATCGAAGACTTCGCCGATACGCTCGCCATACTTGAAACGCTCGACCTGCTCATCACCGTTGATACGGCCGTCGCACATCTTGCCGGCGCGGCGAACCTTCCTGTCTGGGTACTCTTGCCCGCGTATTCGGAGTTGCGCTGGCTGACCGGCAGAACAGATAGCCCCTGGTATCCATCAATGCGGCTATTCCGCCAGCGCGAACTCGGAGAGTGGAACACCGTTGTCGAAGAAATGAGGGAGGCTCTGACGGATTGGTGCCGTACCGGATCGATATAG
- a CDS encoding xanthine dehydrogenase family protein molybdopterin-binding subunit: MLKRRTFLLGGAGAVGALLVGWSVLPPGQRLTTSMPLPAQGTQVALNGWVKISADNSVTIMMCKAEMGQGIHTGLAMLLAEELDADWSQVRVEDSPIDRIYNSVQNIIDDLPFRPDDDSAIKRATVWMTRKVVREAGTMMTGGSSSINDLWTPMREAGASARAMLIGAAAAQWKVPAGECRAEGGQVLHPSGHKASFGELSSMAAQQPLPRQVALKDPADFKLIGKPVRRIEAASKINGTVRFGIDALPDGLLYASVVMCPTLGGSVARFDATAAGKMPGFIKAFAVAPYNGGTGGVAVIADNPFRAMNAVTAVAVDWHDGPAAKLSNADVDRRLAQALDDGDGHAYYHLGDVDAALSRAARTVSAEYRAPYLAHGAVEPPNCTVQVTDGSATVWVSTQMPALARHHVAKVLDLDTDKVDVQTLLLGGAFGRRLELDFIAQAAAIAREGGGRPVQTIWSRAQDFTHDFYRPACVSRLKAGFDNDGKLVAWQATSASQAIVPESLARYYGVPRIPIDKTTCEGAFDQPYEWPAARVAHKIVELPVPVGFWRSVGHSHQAFFTEGFTDELAVAAGQDPIAFRAALLAQHPRHLAVLRRVAALSDWGHSLTHAADGALRARGVALHEAFGSVVAQVAEVSIGPDKGIRVHRVVCVIDCGMPVNPNLIRQQMESAIVFGLSTALQDEITLVNGQVQQKNFVDFPVVRINDCPVIDTDIMPSQMHPQGVGEPGVPPVAPAVANAVFALTGQRLRSLPLKLA; encoded by the coding sequence ATGTTAAAGCGCAGAACCTTCCTGCTTGGCGGCGCCGGTGCTGTCGGCGCGCTGCTGGTCGGGTGGTCGGTGCTGCCGCCGGGGCAGCGTTTGACCACGTCCATGCCGCTGCCGGCGCAAGGCACACAGGTGGCGCTCAACGGCTGGGTCAAGATCTCCGCCGACAACAGCGTGACGATCATGATGTGCAAGGCGGAAATGGGCCAGGGCATCCACACGGGCCTCGCCATGCTGCTCGCCGAAGAACTCGACGCCGACTGGTCGCAAGTGCGGGTCGAAGACTCGCCCATCGACAGGATCTACAACAGCGTGCAGAACATCATCGACGACCTGCCGTTTCGCCCCGACGACGACAGCGCCATCAAGCGCGCCACCGTCTGGATGACCCGCAAGGTGGTGCGCGAGGCCGGCACGATGATGACGGGCGGCTCATCGAGCATCAACGATCTCTGGACGCCGATGCGCGAAGCCGGCGCTTCCGCCCGCGCCATGCTGATCGGCGCAGCGGCCGCGCAATGGAAAGTGCCGGCCGGTGAATGCCGCGCTGAAGGCGGCCAGGTGCTGCATCCGTCCGGGCATAAGGCAAGCTTCGGCGAATTGTCGTCAATGGCCGCTCAGCAACCGCTGCCGCGCCAGGTGGCGTTGAAAGATCCCGCCGACTTCAAGCTGATCGGCAAACCGGTACGCCGTATCGAAGCGGCGTCGAAGATCAACGGCACGGTACGCTTCGGTATCGACGCGCTTCCCGACGGCCTGCTCTATGCGAGTGTCGTCATGTGCCCGACGCTGGGCGGTTCGGTCGCCAGGTTCGACGCAACGGCCGCCGGGAAAATGCCGGGCTTCATCAAGGCCTTCGCCGTTGCGCCGTATAACGGCGGCACGGGTGGCGTCGCGGTGATCGCAGACAACCCGTTTCGCGCGATGAACGCGGTCACCGCCGTGGCCGTGGACTGGCATGACGGCCCGGCGGCGAAGCTGTCGAACGCAGACGTGGACCGCCGCCTCGCGCAAGCACTGGACGATGGCGACGGCCACGCCTACTACCATCTGGGCGACGTAGACGCCGCGTTGAGCCGCGCGGCGCGCACCGTCAGCGCCGAATATCGCGCGCCGTATCTCGCGCACGGCGCGGTCGAGCCGCCCAACTGCACCGTGCAGGTCACGGACGGCTCGGCCACGGTCTGGGTCTCCACGCAAATGCCCGCGCTCGCGCGGCATCACGTGGCGAAGGTGCTGGATCTCGACACCGACAAGGTCGACGTGCAAACGCTTCTGTTAGGCGGCGCGTTCGGGCGGCGCCTGGAACTCGATTTCATCGCCCAGGCGGCGGCGATTGCACGCGAAGGCGGCGGCCGTCCGGTGCAAACCATCTGGTCGCGGGCTCAGGACTTCACTCACGATTTCTATCGTCCCGCGTGCGTGTCGCGGCTGAAGGCCGGTTTCGACAACGACGGCAAACTGGTGGCGTGGCAGGCCACGTCGGCAAGTCAGGCGATCGTGCCGGAATCCCTCGCGCGCTATTACGGCGTGCCGCGCATTCCAATCGACAAGACCACCTGCGAAGGCGCCTTCGATCAGCCGTACGAATGGCCCGCCGCGCGCGTGGCGCACAAGATTGTCGAGTTGCCGGTGCCGGTGGGCTTCTGGCGCTCGGTGGGTCATTCGCATCAGGCGTTTTTCACCGAGGGTTTCACCGATGAACTCGCGGTGGCCGCCGGCCAGGATCCGATTGCGTTTCGCGCCGCGCTGCTCGCGCAGCATCCGCGACATCTGGCGGTGTTAAGGCGCGTGGCGGCTTTGTCGGACTGGGGGCATTCGTTGACGCATGCCGCCGACGGCGCGCTGCGCGCGCGTGGCGTTGCGTTGCACGAGGCGTTCGGCAGTGTGGTCGCGCAGGTGGCGGAGGTGTCGATCGGGCCGGATAAGGGGATTCGCGTGCATCGGGTGGTCTGCGTGATCGATTGCGGCATGCCGGTCAATCCGAATCTGATCCGTCAGCAGATGGAAAGCGCGATCGTGTTCGGTCTCTCCACCGCGTTGCAGGACGAAATCACCCTCGTCAACGGTCAGGTGCAGCAAAAGAACTTTGTGGATTTCCCGGTCGTGCGGATCAACGATTGCCCGGTGATCGACACGGACATCATGCCGAGCCAGATGCATCCGCAGGGCGTGGGCGAGCCGGGCGTGCCGCCGGTTGCGCCGGCGGTGGCGAATGCCGTGTTCGCGTTGACGGGCCAGCGCTTGCGCTCACTGCCGTTGAAGCTTGCGTGA
- a CDS encoding sugar ABC transporter permease, giving the protein MTPDVTSQRAEETLPRGAFGGPQRLQQLFARYKILALLIAVTAIWIFFSVLTHGAFVTPRNLSNLLRQMSITGMLACGMVFVIIAGEIDLSVGSLLGLLGGVAAILDVNRHWPLAVTLPVVMLLGVLIGMFNGWWSTYRRVPSFIVGLGGMLAYRGILLGVTGGSTIAPVSDGFVFVGQGYLPRLAGDTLAVVLFLLLAFLTIRQRRNRERYQLRVVPFWQDVVKVVGAGVILAGFVATLDRYGGIPVPVLLLLALLGIFTWIATQTVFGRRIYAVGSNLEATRLSGVNTNRVKLAIFALMGLMCAFGGIVNTARLAAGSPSAGSMGELDAIAACFIGGTSMRGGSGTVYGALIGALVMASLDNGMSMLDVDAYWQMIVKGSILVLAVWIDVVSGSNRR; this is encoded by the coding sequence ATGACGCCCGACGTTACTTCACAACGCGCCGAAGAAACCCTGCCGCGAGGCGCATTCGGCGGTCCGCAGCGCCTTCAGCAACTGTTCGCGCGTTACAAGATTCTCGCGCTGCTGATCGCGGTGACCGCGATCTGGATTTTCTTTTCGGTGCTGACGCACGGCGCGTTCGTTACGCCGCGCAATCTGTCGAACCTGCTGCGGCAGATGTCGATTACCGGCATGCTCGCATGCGGCATGGTGTTCGTGATCATTGCCGGCGAGATCGATCTGTCGGTCGGGTCGCTGCTCGGTTTGCTCGGCGGCGTGGCGGCGATACTCGACGTCAACCGGCACTGGCCGCTCGCCGTCACGTTACCCGTGGTGATGTTGCTCGGCGTGCTGATCGGCATGTTCAACGGATGGTGGTCGACTTACCGGCGCGTGCCGTCGTTCATTGTCGGGCTCGGCGGCATGCTGGCGTATCGCGGCATTCTGCTCGGCGTGACAGGCGGCTCGACGATTGCGCCGGTGTCGGACGGCTTCGTGTTCGTCGGGCAAGGGTATCTGCCGAGGCTCGCGGGCGATACGCTTGCCGTGGTGCTGTTTCTGCTGCTGGCGTTTCTGACGATACGGCAGCGGCGCAACCGCGAGCGTTATCAACTGCGGGTGGTGCCGTTCTGGCAGGACGTCGTGAAGGTGGTGGGCGCGGGTGTGATTCTCGCGGGCTTTGTCGCTACGCTCGACCGTTACGGCGGTATTCCGGTGCCGGTTCTGTTGCTGCTCGCGTTGCTGGGTATCTTTACGTGGATCGCCACGCAGACGGTGTTCGGGCGACGCATCTATGCGGTCGGTTCGAACCTCGAAGCGACGCGGCTCTCGGGCGTCAACACCAACCGCGTGAAACTGGCGATTTTCGCGCTGATGGGGCTGATGTGCGCGTTCGGCGGCATCGTCAATACGGCGCGGCTTGCTGCGGGGTCGCCTTCGGCCGGATCGATGGGCGAGCTCGATGCGATTGCGGCTTGCTTTATCGGTGGGACGTCGATGCGCGGTGGTTCCGGCACGGTCTACGGTGCGCTGATCGGGGCACTGGTCATGGCGAGCCTAGATAACGGCATGTCGATGCTCGATGTCGATGCTTACTGGCAGATGATCGTGAAGGGCAGCATTCTCGTGCTGGCCGTGTGGATCGATGTGGTGTCGGGGTCGAACCGGCGGTGA
- the xylG gene encoding D-xylose ABC transporter ATP-binding protein, translating to MTQPLMTMRGIVKAFSGVKALDGIDLTIAPGECVGLCGENGAGKSTLMKVLSGVYPWGTWDGEIIWEGAPLKAVSVRDTERAGIIIIHQELMLVPELSVAENIFLGNEITLPGGRMNYAAMYQRADELLRELGISGINAAQPVMNYGGGHQQLIEIAKALNKRAKLLILDEPSSSLTASEISILLDIVRDLKRRGVACVYISHKLDEVAAVCDTISVIRDGRHVATEPMRALTTDRIISLMVGREIKNLFPREPHPIGDVIFEARHVTCFDVTNPRRKRVNDVSFALRRGEILGVAGLVGAGRTELMQAIFGAYPGVSEATVVMEGKPLKIRAPVDAIRAGIGMVPEDRKRHGIVPGLSVGHNITLAVLGRFASAGRIDSAAELDTIHTEMKRLSVRAAHPMLSIASLSGGNQQKAVLTRMLLTNPKVLILDEPTRGVDVGAKYEIYKLIFQLAQRGMSIVMVSSELPEVLGISDRVLVIGEGELRGDFVNDGLTQEDILSAAIRPVQRSPNPTVASAA from the coding sequence ATGACGCAACCTCTCATGACGATGCGCGGCATCGTCAAGGCGTTTTCCGGCGTGAAGGCGCTCGACGGCATCGACCTCACGATCGCACCGGGCGAGTGCGTGGGTTTGTGCGGCGAGAACGGCGCGGGTAAATCCACGCTGATGAAAGTGCTCTCCGGCGTGTATCCGTGGGGCACCTGGGACGGCGAGATCATCTGGGAAGGCGCGCCGTTGAAAGCCGTCAGTGTGCGCGACACCGAACGCGCCGGCATCATCATCATTCACCAGGAGTTGATGCTGGTGCCGGAATTGTCGGTGGCGGAGAACATCTTTCTCGGCAATGAAATCACGCTGCCCGGCGGCCGCATGAATTACGCCGCGATGTATCAGCGCGCCGATGAACTGCTGCGCGAACTCGGCATTAGCGGAATCAATGCCGCGCAGCCGGTGATGAACTACGGCGGCGGCCATCAGCAGCTGATCGAGATTGCCAAGGCGCTGAACAAGCGCGCGAAGCTGCTGATTCTCGATGAACCGTCTTCTTCGTTGACGGCATCCGAGATCAGCATTCTGCTCGACATCGTGCGCGATCTGAAGCGGCGCGGCGTGGCTTGCGTGTATATCTCGCACAAGCTCGACGAAGTAGCCGCCGTGTGCGACACCATCAGCGTGATTCGCGACGGCCGTCATGTCGCGACCGAGCCAATGCGCGCGCTCACGACCGACCGCATCATTTCGCTGATGGTGGGCCGCGAGATCAAGAACCTGTTTCCGCGCGAGCCGCATCCAATCGGCGACGTGATCTTCGAAGCGCGGCACGTCACCTGTTTCGATGTGACCAATCCGCGTCGCAAGCGTGTGAACGATGTGTCGTTCGCACTGCGGCGCGGCGAGATTCTCGGCGTGGCTGGCCTGGTCGGCGCGGGGCGCACGGAGTTGATGCAGGCGATCTTCGGTGCGTATCCGGGTGTGAGCGAGGCGACCGTGGTGATGGAGGGTAAGCCGCTCAAGATTCGCGCACCCGTGGACGCGATTCGCGCCGGTATCGGCATGGTGCCGGAAGATCGCAAACGCCACGGCATCGTGCCGGGGCTGAGCGTCGGCCACAACATCACGCTGGCCGTGTTGGGGCGCTTTGCATCGGCTGGCCGGATCGATTCCGCGGCCGAACTCGATACGATTCACACGGAGATGAAGCGACTCTCGGTGCGCGCCGCGCATCCCATGTTATCGATTGCGAGTCTGTCGGGCGGCAATCAGCAGAAGGCCGTGCTGACACGCATGCTACTGACCAATCCGAAAGTGCTGATTCTCGACGAACCCACGCGCGGCGTGGACGTCGGTGCGAAATACGAAATCTACAAACTGATTTTTCAGCTGGCGCAGCGCGGCATGTCGATCGTGATGGTGTCCTCCGAATTGCCCGAAGTGCTCGGCATTAGCGATCGCGTGCTGGTGATCGGCGAAGGCGAGTTGCGAGGCGATTTCGTCAACGACGGCCTGACGCAGGAGGACATTCTTAGTGCCGCGATCCGTCCCGTGCAGCGATCCCCGAACCCAACCGTAGCGAGTGCCGCATGA
- a CDS encoding efflux transporter outer membrane subunit, translating into MKLSRALPLLPLLPLLPLAVALDGCMNVGPNYALPQQALVNAPLANTPIEGADAALTTGRNVPPVWWKLYDDPVLNGLVDEALQSNTDLRVAAANLARSREALGVAQAQGGFSGKTSALIERAQESAEQYLLTEKLPVVNEGDIGISVSYEIDLFGKLRRGVEAAQADSESVQAAADLARITVVADVVRSYVEQCSAADELRIAQQSLALQKQRVDVSRRLRDAGRGNQPDVTRGQTQVDTLSADIPRYTARRKIAQYRLAALLARAPSDLPPAVLACDTLPQIRQPIPIGDGAALLKRRPDVREAERQLAASTARIGVATGALYPTVSIGASAGLTGILEDLGTSPTARWGFGPLISWTFPANGARGRVREAQASSQVALAKFDGVVLTALRETETSLATYASDYARADALRAAVKSAAASADETHRLYLAGRESFISDLDATRTLTSTKSQAAAAEGQVAIDQVNLFLALGGGWEMDPQNASGSAAPAAAVPVKAAPAPAAASAKVP; encoded by the coding sequence ATGAAGCTGTCGCGCGCCCTGCCCTTATTGCCGCTGCTGCCGCTATTGCCGTTGGCTGTCGCGCTCGACGGCTGCATGAACGTCGGTCCCAACTATGCGCTGCCGCAACAGGCGCTCGTCAACGCGCCGCTGGCCAATACGCCGATCGAAGGCGCCGACGCGGCCCTGACGACCGGCCGCAACGTGCCGCCCGTATGGTGGAAGCTGTACGACGATCCGGTGCTGAACGGACTCGTCGACGAGGCGCTGCAATCGAACACCGACTTGCGCGTCGCGGCGGCGAACCTCGCGCGCTCGCGCGAAGCGCTCGGCGTCGCGCAAGCGCAAGGTGGTTTCTCCGGCAAGACTTCGGCGCTGATCGAACGCGCGCAGGAATCCGCCGAGCAATACCTGCTCACCGAGAAACTGCCGGTCGTCAACGAAGGCGACATCGGCATCAGCGTCTCGTATGAAATCGATCTGTTCGGCAAGCTGCGGCGCGGCGTGGAAGCGGCGCAGGCAGACAGCGAGTCCGTGCAGGCCGCGGCCGATCTCGCGCGGATCACCGTGGTGGCGGACGTGGTGCGCTCATACGTCGAGCAATGTTCGGCAGCCGATGAGCTCAGAATCGCGCAACAGTCGCTCGCTCTGCAGAAGCAGCGCGTGGACGTCTCGCGCCGCCTGCGTGACGCGGGGCGCGGCAATCAGCCCGACGTGACGCGCGGGCAGACCCAGGTCGATACGCTGTCGGCGGATATTCCGCGCTATACGGCACGCCGCAAGATCGCCCAGTACCGGCTCGCCGCGCTGCTCGCCCGCGCGCCATCCGACTTGCCGCCGGCCGTGCTCGCGTGCGACACGCTGCCGCAAATCCGCCAGCCGATTCCGATCGGCGACGGCGCCGCGCTGCTCAAGCGCCGCCCGGATGTGCGCGAAGCCGAGCGTCAACTGGCGGCGTCCACGGCGCGCATTGGCGTGGCCACCGGCGCGCTGTATCCGACGGTAAGCATCGGCGCCTCGGCAGGCTTGACCGGGATCCTCGAAGACCTGGGCACCTCGCCCACGGCGCGTTGGGGCTTCGGTCCGCTGATCAGCTGGACCTTCCCGGCGAACGGCGCGCGCGGCCGGGTGCGCGAGGCGCAGGCGTCGAGCCAGGTAGCCTTGGCGAAGTTCGATGGCGTGGTGCTGACCGCGTTGCGCGAGACCGAAACCAGTCTGGCAACTTATGCGTCGGACTACGCCCGCGCCGACGCTTTGCGCGCCGCCGTGAAGTCGGCGGCCGCGTCGGCGGATGAAACGCATCGGCTGTATCTCGCAGGGCGTGAGTCGTTTATCTCGGATCTGGATGCGACGCGCACGCTCACCTCGACGAAATCTCAGGCGGCCGCCGCCGAAGGCCAGGTGGCGATCGATCAGGTCAACCTGTTCCTGGCGCTGGGCGGCGGGTGGGAGATGGATCCGCAGAATGCGTCCGGCAGTGCGGCGCCCGCAGCCGCAGTGCCGGTCAAAGCGGCGCCGGCGCCCGCAGCGGCTTCCGCAAAAGTGCCTTGA